The Engystomops pustulosus chromosome 9, aEngPut4.maternal, whole genome shotgun sequence genome includes a window with the following:
- the LOC140077830 gene encoding ectonucleoside triphosphate diphosphohydrolase 8-like, translating to MGVESKQRTLLVLLIVSVISVIIALILVLVRSAEVPLPPGTKYGMVFDAGSSHTSLFIYQWPTDKENNTGVVSQTLVCDVEGPGISSYSNDPPGAGRSLVPCLDKAMSIIPVESQKAAPAYLGATAGMRLLDLENKTASDLVLAEVSKTIRGYPIDFRGARIISGQEEGSYGWITINYLLESFMKYSFSGRWVKPISSNIYGALDLGGASTQISFIPKANIEDVTEKAVFKLYGFPYTIYTHSFLCYGQNQALKQMLVKATQGQDLTNPVSIPCYPKDYEETLTLQSLYNSPCTVKSAPPSLTQSFKVIGTGDATQCYQLLKTIFNFTACSGKDQCSFDGVYQPPVVGNFFAFSAFFYTFDFLNLTSGQNLSTVISTVETFCARSWSDLQASFPKEKKDRLRDYCANANYIRSLLLDAYHFNAESWKSISFMKQAANTDIGWTLGYMLNLTNMIPSEAPSSMRVQTYSVWVAAVFFVVFSLALVLLMLFLYFK from the exons ATGGGTGTAGAATCCAAGCAGAGAACTCTCCTGGTGTTGCTGATTGTGTCAGTCATTTCGGTAATCATCGCCCTCATTCTGGTCCTGGTGAGAAGTGCGGAGGTCCCTCTTCCTCCTGGAACCAag TATGGGATGGTGTTTGATGCCGGTTCATCTCACACGTCGCTTTTCATCTATCAATGGCCGACAGACAAGGAGAACAACACCGGGGTTGTGAGCCAGACTCTTGTGTGCGATGTGGAAG GGCCTGGGATTTCCAGTTATTCCAATGACCCTCCTGGTGCTGGGAGGTCTCTGGTCCCCTGCCTGGATAAAGCAATGTCCATAATACCCGTAGAAAGCCAGAAAGCCGCCCCTGCTTATCTGGGCGCCACCGCTGGGATGAGACTGCTTGA TCTAGAAAACAAGACTGCATCGGATCTGGTGCTGGCTGAGGTATCAAAGACCATAAGGGGCTACCCCATTGATTTCCGTGGTGCTCGGATCATCAGTGGACAAGAAGAAGGGTCCTACGGCTGGATCACCATTAATTACCTCTTGGAGTCCTTCATGAAG TATTCCTTCAGCGGTCGTTGGGTTAAACCAATCTCTTCCAATATATATGGAGCTCTGGATCTCGGTGGTGCCTCCACACAGATCAGCTTTATCCCAAAGGCGAACATTGAAGATGTCACAGAAAAAGCAGTATTTAAACTCTATGGCTTCCCGTACACCATCTACACACACAGCTTCCTCTGCTACGGCCAAAACCAGGCGCTAAAGCAGATGCTGGTGAAGGCAACACAG GGGCAGGATCTGACCAATCCTGTGAGCATCCCTTGCTACCCAAAGGACTATGAGGAGACCCTGACACTGCAGTCTCTGTATAACAGCCCATGTACTGTGAAGTCTGCTCCACCATCACTAACCCAATCGTTCAAGGTGATTGGTACCGGCGATGCCACCCAGTGCTACCAGCTGCTCAAAACCATCTTTAATTTTACTGCCTGCTCGGGTAAAGATCAGTGCTCATTTGATGGAGTCTATCAGCCGCCGGTTGTGGGGAACTTTTTT GCTTTCTCTGCTTTCTTCTACACATTTGACTTTCTCAATCTGACATCAGGACAGAATTTGTCGACAGTAATAAGCACAGTGGAGACTTTCTGTGCACGGAGCTGGAGTGAT CTTCAGGCATCTTTCCCCAAGGAGAAAAAAGACCGACTAAGAGATTACTGCGCTAACGCCAACTACATCCGCTCCCTGCTGCTGGATGCCTACCACTTCAATGCCGAATCCTGGAAATCCATCAGCTTCATGAAACAG GCTGCAAACACTGACATTGGCTGGACGTTGGGCTACATGCTGAACCTGACCAACATGATCCCATCGGAAGCCCCATCCTCCATGAGAGTCCAGACCTACAGTGTGTGGGTGGCCGCTGTCTTCTTCGTTGTCTTCAGTCTGGCTCTCGTACTGCTTATGTTGTTTCTATATTTTAAATAG